The Aspergillus fumigatus Af293 chromosome 5, whole genome shotgun sequence nucleotide sequence CCCGCCGGTTCCTGTTCATCGCCTCACTAGGCAACATGCGTCTGTACCGGCAAACACGGCACAGCGCCGGACATATCCTCCTCGATGCGCTTgtccccctcctccccagTCGAGCCCCTCTGGTGTCCTCCAGACAGCCATCCGCCGGTCCCATCTTCTACAAAACATGGTACAGCCCATCGTACATGAACGAATCCGGGCCGAAGTTGGTCCGACAGCTCAGTAGCTGGTTATCAACAACACAATTTGAGGTATTAGGGCGAGTGGTCCGCCAAGGGGACGTCGCATTGCCCGCGAACTTCGGCGATGCCTCTGGAGCGAATGCCGAATGGCAGCTCCGGGGGGTAGATCCCCGCTCGCTGAAGAGTTTCCGACCGACGCTGGTGATTTTGCATGATGAACTGGAAGCGCCGCTGGGCAAGGTGAGGGTGAAGAGGGGCGGGCCTGAGAAGGCAAGTCTGCGGGGTCACCGTGGGTTGATCAGTGTCATGGAGAGTCTGCGCGGCAAGGGCCTATATCCGCCGCGGACAGGACAGGCGGCGCAAGGAGCAAATGCTGGTCTGTCCATTCTGCGTGTAGGCGTGGGCATTGGCCGTCCGTCGACACGAACCCGCAATGATGTTGCGGACTATGTCCTGACTGAGATGAATGCCTCCGAACTGGCTGCAGTCCGTGCAGCTGCGGTCCCAGTCTTGGACATTTTGGCAGATGAGCTCTATCGAGAATCTAACGATGACTGAAAAATATCCAGCGGGGAGTCTCAGTCTGTGCAGTACGATATTACGATCCTAGACAGATACCCATCTTGTGAGCACCTTTTTCGTTGCCACATCGCATTCGCCTCCAAGACGTTCCCATTGTGGAAAGCCTTGACTAACAAATTCACGATTCTGACGATAAAGGCAATCAAACGGAGCAACACAGAATGTCATCGCACGGGATTGATTGGTAAATATAGTGTATACAAACTTTGCATAGCCCAACAAGTGGGATAGAAGAGTAAGAATATCCTTGAAAGTAAAGACGCAGGTGCGAGTCAGACCAGCAAAGCGCAAAAATGGCAAAGAGTATGAAGAGGAAAGACAAAACGGCCCCCTGATAATCATACAGTCCCCGCTATACTCAGGTCCCGAATCTCTTGCAGAACTTCTTCTACCCTGTTATCCAAATCGCCGCGGGCGTATTGATCTCTTGTCTCGGCGTCGAGATATTGCTGCACCTGAGCCATGCGTGAATACGCTTCGGCGCAAAACCGTAGTTGAATTTTGACCAAGGCTTCGAAACTGGGGTCCAAATAGGGCACACGCAGATCGATGAGCTGTGGAAGTTCCGTGAACAGCTGCTCGTTAAGCTGCTCGTATGCTTGCTTGGCCATCTcagtctccttctccgcgcGGGGCAGCTTGGTGGCATCCTTGTCTGGCTTTTCCACCAACTTCTTCACTTTCGCTCTCATGGCGTCGTAGTCCAGCAATTTGTGGTTCCGCTTCTTAATGCACTCGTTGATATCGGGGAAGTACGCACAGAAGCGCGAAATGGGGTCTAGTACGGTTGTTCTGTCAAGCGGATCAACTAGCGTCAACGTTTACCTGCAGTAAGTATGATCATCCACAGTCGTACCTGTACGGCCCGTCCAATGCCTTGATCGTCTCGGCGTCCAAGTCCTCCACAGCTTGCTTGTAGCTTCTGCTCACACCATCCCGAGTACCCGCCTCGCCGTAGAATGCATCAATCGTCTCCGCAATGCGCATCTGAGAGGCCGTCATTGCTTGCAAGCGTGTCTCGGTCAGCACAATGCCCCGCCATATAAACGGTAGTGTTTCGAAAAATTGGCACACCTCGTAACGAATCCAGGTATCCCTTTGCTTCCTTCTGCAATCGATTTGCCGCAGCCTCCATAGTCCGATATCGTCTGGAAAGCGAAATGTCGATCAGTAGTGATCCCAAGTATGCATATCCAAACCAGCTCATACCGCTCCTCAATTTCATAGTCCCGGTCGTTCGTTCTCTCGACATGTCCTGTAAGGATTGAAGGTCAGATGCTAGTCCTTGTGATATATCACCGACGCATTCTTCTCGACGGAAGCTTTGCAGCCTTTTTTGAACAGTTGCGGGGAATCATACCTgttttcatcatcacctGCGTTGTCGCACGGTTGACATTTTTCTTGAAACCTACAATGCGACGTGCCCATGTTAGCGTGTGTTGAGCAAAGAATTCACTTGAAGAGGAATGGAAAATCGCGAACCTGCCCAAGACATGATGTTGGTGTAGGCAGAAACGGGGAGGCGGAAGCGAGCGAGAGTAGAGGATCGAGTtaaggagaaagaaggaagaaagagaaataGGATTAGCAAAGAGTCTTTGTTTGAAacaagagggagaagaatAAGAGCTTCAATCGTCGATAATAAGATTGCACAATGTTTACAGCGAAGGTCGATCGTCGCAGGGCTGGACCTGGATAAGATGCCCAAATGCGGgacaatgatgatggcttCAGGATGGTTCCAGGGTGGCTGTGTGTGGCTGTGGGCATTTATTTTACCTGACAGAATACGGATGCCTGTTTCTTACAGCGCTGGTGCTCGACGTACTCGTTGACGAATGTTATATGGTAAATTACGTTTTTGTACCTACCatagtacctaggtaggtagtTTCTATTGGTAACCGACCCAACGGTATGGAACAGTAAAGTACTGCACGGATTCCATCATACGCCATGCCATCTCCATATACTACCTCAGAGTCAACGatttgaagatgatgtcgacTGGAAAATTTAGACTCAATATGGGCCTCTGCATGATGGTTTTAAGAGTATGTGTATGCCATTTGATGGCGTACATTCTCCAACTCAAAGCTCGGTAGACTTGCCGGATGAACTTGATCAAGTAGCACAGCAGATCCACGGAGACCGTTCATGACTCCGATGGTAAATTTTATCCCACTTTTTCCTGTTCTTTCTCCCTCCCATGGCACAGGCGGAACCTCGATCAGCATACTGCAAGGTCATACTCAGGCGACAACGAACAAGGAGGAAGGTAAATCTGCATTCACTTTCGATTATATAGAATATCTCGCGATATGCTCGGGTATCGGCGAGCATGCGAATAGCTAAATGAACGTCTTGTGGGTAAGTTGAAGTGGCTCAGTGATTGAAGAAGCCAGTATGAGCAGATCTTTCGTCTGCTATACCATGTTGTCAGACTAGAGGAAAGTATACCATTTCGGTCCTGAGGTAATGCGGCTTGGGACCCAACGAAAGACAACTTAAGGCTCATAAGCCTTAGATATCCTTCCAAACGACCTGATGCTATGTCGTATAATTAAGCGAAGGAAAACGATGATAATTGTGGGTTGAGGCATGGAAAAAGACAATTTTTATTTTTCATTGCGTGACGAGTGCTTTGCAGCGTTCAATCTATGGAAGACAGAGACCCCAATGACATAGTGTACATACCCGGGTGAGTATAAACCAGACCTACCTAGTCAGCCCGCCTCCCAGTATACCTCATCATAGAAATACAGATCGAAATGAAAAATAGCAAATGAATAACTCGGAAGAGCCAAACCGCGTCCTGATAAGCCAGAGTAAAATCAATGCACAAATAAGACCCGCTGAGTTCATGCAAAACCCATGGAGAATCCCAGTCATAATACCTCGGGAAAATATATGAAAGGCGCAAGAGAGGAAATAGAAAATGTGAAAGAGTCGGAAcaggagggggggggaagaggggaaagaagaagagcaagagatAAGCCAGCCAGTAGAATTCTTCGTCAGCTGAAACAGAAGGCAGTCGACATGAGGAAGTCATTAGAGTTTGTAGAGCTGATATCAGAGCTCATCCGTGAGGTAGAAGAATGAGTATGAAGTAAAATATGACAATAAGCTCAATGGTCATGACCGTTCGTTGCAATGGCATCAATtcatgacgatgaagactAAGCCCATAAGCTAGTAGCAAGGAAAAGAGCAACACAAAATATATGCGCCGGTAAAGGAAAACAAAAATACCTCCTTCTACAGATCTAGTCAAAGGAGGACAACCGCCTGGAACGGGGAAAACATGAACCACCCTGTTTTGCATATGGACACAGGAGGCAATTGTGAAGCACATTTGCGAAGGGAGGACAAGCCCAGGCAAATACCACGTAATATGTCCGAGACAATGCCTCCCCAGATGTGCAAAAATCAGCCCTTTGACCCGCGCGGATCAGATAACATGCCAGCTCGTCATCAGAACCCTTCCTCGCCGGCCTTACACAGCTTAATCTCGCGGACCCACTCAGATTTAAGGACCTGTGAGGCGTTGATACGGCGGGAAGGGTTGGGGTCAAGGATGGAATAGATCACATTGCGACAACGGGCCTGAGAAAATGTAAGC carries:
- a CDS encoding aminoacyl-tRNA hydrolase, yielding MAAEGPVLKTPRRFLFIASLGNMRLYRQTRHSAGHILLDALVPLLPSRAPLVSSRQPSAGPIFYKTWYSPSYMNESGPKLVRQLSSWLSTTQFEVLGRVVRQGDVALPANFGDASGANAEWQLRGVDPRSLKSFRPTLVILHDELEAPLGKVRVKRGGPEKASLRGHRGLISVMESLRGKGLYPPRTGQAAQGANAGLSILRVGVGIGRPSTRTRNDVADYVLTEMNASELAAVRAAAVPVLDILADELYRESNDD
- a CDS encoding amphiphysin-like protein RVS161 gives rise to the protein MSWAGFKKNVNRATTQVMMKTGHVERTNDRDYEIEERRYRTMEAAANRLQKEAKGYLDSLRAMTASQMRIAETIDAFYGEAGTRDGVSRSYKQAVEDLDAETIKALDGPYRTTVLDPISRFCAYFPDINECIKKRNHKLLDYDAMRAKVKKLVEKPDKDATKLPRAEKETEMAKQAYEQLNEQLFTELPQLIDLRVPYLDPSFEALVKIQLRFCAEAYSRMAQVQQYLDAETRDQYARGDLDNRVEEVLQEIRDLSIAGTV